The proteins below come from a single Rhodohalobacter sp. SW132 genomic window:
- a CDS encoding HAD family hydrolase translates to MPQSRPILLYDIDGTLLNVKRDFLLSIIAEQLERFGVEKPDARPQSFAGRTDRGIFMELIGEREDGEEIFKRLTKSYMDAMNVNLTSMHVHQIEKAVESVRAAKNLDIPIGLCTGNFRSVAMKKVEAAGLNGFFSFGGFGGIHSDRNFLPGEAANEYQEIFGIKPESNSYVVIGDTPNDIRCAKYFGALSVAVTTGGFTAAQLEPHRPDLILDSLDNPRHWLSKLGFELS, encoded by the coding sequence ATGCCTCAATCCAGACCAATCCTATTATATGATATTGACGGAACACTGCTAAATGTGAAGCGGGATTTCCTGTTATCCATCATTGCTGAACAGCTCGAAAGATTCGGAGTAGAAAAACCCGATGCGCGTCCGCAATCATTTGCGGGCCGAACAGATCGTGGAATTTTTATGGAATTGATCGGCGAAAGAGAAGACGGAGAAGAGATCTTTAAACGGCTGACGAAAAGTTATATGGATGCCATGAATGTGAATCTTACTTCAATGCATGTACATCAAATCGAGAAGGCTGTTGAATCCGTTCGTGCCGCCAAAAATCTGGATATTCCCATAGGCCTGTGCACTGGCAACTTCAGAAGTGTAGCTATGAAAAAGGTAGAAGCGGCCGGCCTCAACGGATTTTTTTCATTCGGGGGCTTTGGCGGGATCCATTCAGACAGAAATTTTCTGCCAGGAGAAGCCGCAAATGAGTATCAAGAGATCTTCGGAATAAAACCGGAATCTAATAGCTATGTGGTGATAGGCGATACGCCGAACGACATCCGGTGCGCGAAATATTTTGGTGCGTTATCGGTAGCCGTAACCACGGGGGGATTTACTGCCGCGCAACTGGAGCCGCACCGGCCGGATCTGATCCTCGACTCTCTTGACAATCCGCGCCATTGGCTAAGCAAACTTGGATTTGAATTATCATGA
- the eno gene encoding phosphopyruvate hydratase yields the protein MSLIEDISARQILDSRGNPTVEVDVILENGIVGRAAVPSGASTGEFEAVELRDGDNDYYLGKSVKNAVKNVNEVLADELLGYPAYLQNEIDQIMLELDGTENKSNLGANALLGVSMAVAKAAAQSSGLPLWRYLGGVNSKVLPLPMMNIINGGSHADNNVDPQEFMIMPAGAGTFSEAVRMGAEIFHNLKKVLSSKGYNTSVGDEGGFAPDLKSNEEAIEVILNAVEKAGYTPGDDVLIALDPASSEFYNTEKKVYEFKWSDGSVRNAEEMVEYWANWVEKYPIISIEDGMYEDDWEGWKTLTDAIGDKVQLVGDDLFVTNTERLARGIKEGIANSILIKVNQIGTLTETLDAIEMAHKNGYSSVISHRSGETEDTTIADLAVATNAGQIKTGSMSRTDRIAKYNQLLRIEEELGDAAVFLGKDTFAG from the coding sequence ATGAGTTTAATTGAAGATATTTCAGCACGTCAGATCCTGGATTCACGTGGCAACCCAACTGTTGAAGTGGATGTGATTCTTGAGAACGGAATCGTTGGGCGCGCAGCTGTCCCCTCAGGAGCGTCTACCGGCGAATTTGAAGCGGTGGAGCTGAGGGATGGAGATAACGATTATTACCTCGGCAAGAGTGTGAAAAACGCAGTAAAAAATGTAAACGAAGTTCTTGCTGATGAACTTTTAGGGTATCCGGCATATCTGCAAAACGAAATTGACCAGATTATGCTTGAACTTGACGGAACTGAAAATAAATCAAACCTTGGAGCCAATGCACTCCTGGGTGTATCGATGGCGGTTGCGAAAGCGGCGGCTCAATCATCCGGGCTGCCGCTCTGGCGATATCTTGGCGGAGTGAATTCCAAGGTACTGCCGCTGCCCATGATGAACATTATCAATGGCGGATCTCACGCAGATAACAACGTTGACCCGCAGGAATTTATGATTATGCCTGCAGGAGCCGGCACATTCAGTGAAGCTGTGCGGATGGGAGCCGAGATCTTTCACAATCTCAAAAAAGTCCTCTCATCAAAGGGATACAACACCTCCGTGGGCGATGAAGGTGGATTTGCACCGGATCTGAAATCGAACGAAGAAGCGATTGAAGTAATCCTCAACGCGGTAGAAAAAGCGGGCTATACACCCGGCGATGACGTGCTGATTGCGCTCGACCCCGCCAGTTCTGAATTTTATAACACCGAGAAAAAAGTGTATGAGTTCAAATGGAGTGATGGCTCCGTTCGTAACGCTGAAGAAATGGTAGAGTATTGGGCAAACTGGGTTGAAAAGTACCCGATTATTTCTATCGAAGACGGAATGTATGAAGATGACTGGGAAGGCTGGAAAACACTCACCGATGCGATTGGTGACAAAGTTCAGCTCGTGGGAGATGACCTTTTTGTAACCAACACCGAGCGTCTTGCGCGCGGAATCAAAGAGGGAATTGCCAACTCTATTCTGATTAAAGTGAACCAGATTGGTACGCTCACCGAAACCCTCGATGCGATTGAAATGGCGCACAAAAACGGGTATAGCAGTGTTATTTCACACCGCTCCGGAGAAACGGAAGACACTACCATTGCTGACCTTGCGGTTGCAACAAACGCCGGGCAGATTAAAACCGGGTCGATGAGCCGAACCGACCGTATCGCCAAATACAATCAGCTGCTCCGGATTGAAGAGGAGCTGGGTGATGCAGCCGTGTTTTTAGGCAAAGACACGTTTGCCGGGTAA